In Halorhabdus tiamatea SARL4B, a genomic segment contains:
- the ncsA gene encoding tRNA 2-thiolation protein NcsA, translating to MDCDRCGEDAVMHAAYSGAHLCATHFRRSVEKRMRRRIREDGLVPRDATPEDPVTWLIGLSGGKDSVVLTQLLAETFAEDPRIELVALSIHEGIEGYRDESLDAAEALTDDLALRHETVSYSEEFGVRMDDVVEDDPENMAACAYCGVFRRDLLSRYADEYDADLLLTGHNLDDEAETALMNFFEGDVDQMAKHFDASLGPMPERSLTDKHVPRAKPLRDVPEKEVALYARLADLPAHITECPHAEEAYRGEIQELLYSMEEAHPGTRHSIMAGYEQLARYAAERVDTDDGAYDACDTCGAPTSGDRCRKCQLLSALAA from the coding sequence GGATTGCGATAGGTGCGGTGAGGATGCGGTCATGCACGCGGCCTACTCCGGGGCCCATCTCTGTGCGACGCACTTTCGCCGCTCGGTCGAGAAACGGATGCGTCGGCGGATCCGCGAGGACGGCCTCGTCCCCCGTGACGCGACGCCCGAGGACCCGGTGACGTGGCTGATCGGCCTCTCGGGCGGGAAGGATAGCGTCGTGCTCACCCAACTCCTGGCCGAAACCTTCGCCGAGGACCCACGGATCGAACTCGTCGCCCTTTCTATCCACGAAGGAATCGAGGGGTACCGCGACGAGAGCCTCGACGCCGCCGAGGCGCTCACCGACGACCTCGCCCTCCGCCACGAGACTGTCAGCTACAGCGAGGAGTTCGGCGTCCGGATGGACGATGTCGTCGAGGACGACCCAGAGAACATGGCGGCCTGTGCCTATTGTGGCGTGTTCCGCCGGGACCTTCTCTCGCGGTACGCCGACGAGTACGACGCCGACCTGCTGTTGACCGGCCACAACCTCGACGACGAGGCCGAGACGGCACTCATGAACTTCTTCGAGGGCGACGTCGACCAGATGGCCAAGCACTTCGACGCCAGTCTCGGACCCATGCCCGAGCGATCGCTGACTGACAAGCACGTGCCGCGTGCCAAGCCGCTGCGGGACGTTCCGGAGAAGGAGGTCGCGCTATACGCCCGCCTGGCCGACCTGCCGGCACACATCACCGAGTGTCCCCATGCCGAGGAGGCCTACCGCGGCGAGATCCAGGAGTTGCTCTATTCGATGGAGGAAGCCCATCCAGGGACGCGCCACTCGATCATGGCCGGCTACGAGCAGTTGGCGCGATATGCGGCCGAACGCGTCGACACTGATGACGGTGCGTACGACGCGTGTGACACCTGCGGTGCGCCGACGTCGGGCGATCGATGTCGGAAGTGCCAGTTGCTGAGTGCTCTTGCGGCCTGA
- the ftsZ gene encoding cell division protein FtsZ, which yields MQDIVNSALKHEEEEQREMDAESDEFGDPRIVIVGCGGAGNNTVNRLYNIGVDGADTIALNTDKQHLKMIEADTKILVGKSLTNGLGAGGDPSMGERATEMAQGTIKEVLGDADLVFVTAGMGGGTGTGAAPVVSKIAKEQGAIVVGMVSTPFNVERARTVKAEEGLENLRNEADSIIVLDNNRLLDYVPNLPIGKAFSVMDQIIAETVKGISETITQPSLINLDYADMSAIMNQGGVAVMLVGETQDKNKTQEVVSDAMNHPLLDVDYRGASGGLVHITGGPDLTLDEAEGIASNITDRLEANANVIWGARIEDDYKGKVRVMAIMTGVQSAQVLGPTTQKQANKSRAAIDGEDIGEEAFDASANVDTEIGTGQRNFGETDGGRSEVEKNNGLDVIRTD from the coding sequence ATGCAGGATATAGTCAACTCCGCCCTGAAACACGAGGAGGAAGAACAGCGCGAGATGGACGCAGAGAGTGACGAGTTCGGCGACCCGCGGATCGTGATCGTCGGCTGTGGCGGTGCGGGTAACAACACGGTCAATCGCCTCTACAACATCGGCGTCGACGGCGCGGACACGATCGCGCTGAACACCGACAAACAACACCTCAAGATGATCGAAGCCGACACGAAGATCCTCGTCGGCAAGTCCCTGACTAATGGGCTCGGGGCGGGCGGCGACCCCTCGATGGGCGAGCGCGCCACCGAGATGGCCCAGGGCACGATCAAGGAAGTACTGGGCGACGCCGATCTCGTGTTCGTGACGGCGGGCATGGGCGGCGGGACCGGGACCGGCGCGGCCCCCGTCGTCTCGAAGATCGCCAAGGAGCAGGGCGCAATCGTCGTCGGCATGGTCTCGACGCCGTTCAACGTCGAGCGCGCACGGACGGTCAAGGCCGAGGAGGGGCTCGAAAACCTCCGCAACGAGGCCGACTCGATCATCGTCCTCGACAACAACCGCCTGCTGGATTACGTCCCGAACCTCCCGATCGGCAAGGCCTTCTCGGTGATGGATCAGATCATCGCCGAGACGGTCAAGGGGATCAGCGAGACGATCACCCAGCCCAGCCTGATCAACCTGGACTACGCGGACATGTCCGCGATCATGAACCAGGGTGGCGTGGCAGTGATGCTCGTCGGCGAGACCCAGGACAAGAACAAGACCCAAGAGGTGGTCAGCGACGCGATGAACCATCCGCTGCTCGACGTCGACTACCGCGGCGCGAGCGGCGGACTGGTCCACATCACCGGGGGACCGGATCTCACCCTCGACGAGGCAGAGGGCATCGCGAGCAACATCACCGACCGTCTGGAGGCCAACGCCAACGTCATCTGGGGCGCGCGCATCGAGGACGACTACAAGGGGAAGGTGCGGGTCATGGCGATCATGACCGGCGTCCAGTCCGCACAGGTTCTCGGTCCGACGACCCAGAAGCAGGCCAACAAGTCCCGCGCGGCGATCGACGGCGAAGACATAGGCGAGGAGGCCTTCGACGCGAGCGCGAACGTGGACACCGAGATCGGAACCGGACAGCGCAACTTCGGCGAGACTGACGGCGGCCGCAGCGAAGTCGAGAAGAACAACGGACTCGACGTCATCCGGACGGACTGA
- a CDS encoding ribbon-helix-helix domain-containing protein yields MERVTLRIPKQQIEEVERMVETGEYPNRSEAIRAAVRDMLAEQDTAKERPSEKRKRRTWAKV; encoded by the coding sequence ATGGAGCGTGTGACACTACGGATTCCGAAGCAACAGATCGAGGAGGTCGAGCGGATGGTCGAAACGGGGGAGTACCCCAACCGGAGCGAGGCGATCCGGGCGGCCGTCCGAGATATGCTCGCCGAGCAGGACACGGCAAAAGAACGTCCGTCCGAGAAGCGCAAGCGCCGGACGTGGGCGAAGGTGTAG
- a CDS encoding double zinc ribbon domain-containing protein, whose translation MSKITFRADDDLVAQLEAFDASKSEVMREALRTYLEDADGEPSESTPEPTSAEESLDDLIVERVDAVLAERLGERRRPQPQDVNVNISLEDAVATTSTPSKTASDETEPTDAVTERSTERTCSQCGETVADDHVYCPNCGEKTARRVFCECGDELRSDWSFCPSCGRRTAAADVLDQ comes from the coding sequence ATGAGCAAGATCACGTTCCGCGCTGACGACGACCTCGTCGCGCAACTGGAAGCGTTCGACGCATCCAAGAGCGAGGTCATGCGCGAGGCACTCCGGACGTACCTCGAAGATGCGGACGGAGAACCGTCCGAATCAACGCCGGAACCGACGAGCGCCGAGGAGAGCCTCGACGACCTCATCGTGGAACGTGTCGACGCAGTACTCGCCGAGCGACTGGGCGAGCGCAGGCGACCCCAGCCACAGGACGTCAACGTGAACATCTCGCTGGAAGACGCCGTCGCAACCACCTCGACGCCATCCAAGACAGCGTCGGACGAGACAGAGCCGACGGACGCCGTCACCGAACGTTCCACCGAGCGAACGTGCTCACAATGTGGCGAGACAGTGGCCGACGACCACGTCTACTGCCCTAACTGCGGCGAGAAGACCGCTCGACGTGTCTTCTGTGAGTGCGGCGACGAACTCCGCTCGGACTGGTCGTTCTGCCCCAGCTGTGGCAGACGGACGGCAGCGGCTGACGTCCTCGATCAGTAA
- a CDS encoding phosphotriesterase family protein, with amino-acid sequence MSHLITTQGTFERDEIDLLLAHEHVFVDLGPMADENWKDAQAEAVIDRIGPEIERAIDAGIDALVECTPEGVGRRVDIDLAVSEATDFPIVVPTGIYQEPNIPQWARDMSVEDLTDWMLAELTEGIDDTGVRAAWIKVSTDDDDPEGLSPDEEKILRAAARAGAETGAVIGSHTLHGDVVDQQLDIIKAEGYDPSRFIWIHAQAEADRDSHERAAERGAFVEYDWIGGDDQDDQTYIDLVAHMTERGYTDRVLLSQDRGYYDPSEPDGGDIDPYTYIVESFLPKLRASSVDDAAIETIVHENPFDAYSR; translated from the coding sequence GTGTCACACCTCATCACCACGCAGGGGACGTTCGAGCGGGACGAGATCGACCTGCTATTGGCACACGAACACGTCTTCGTCGACCTCGGTCCGATGGCGGACGAAAACTGGAAGGACGCCCAAGCCGAGGCAGTGATCGATCGGATCGGCCCGGAGATCGAACGCGCGATAGACGCCGGGATCGACGCACTCGTCGAGTGTACGCCGGAGGGTGTCGGACGACGCGTCGACATCGACCTCGCGGTCTCTGAAGCGACGGACTTCCCGATCGTCGTCCCGACCGGGATCTACCAGGAACCGAACATCCCCCAGTGGGCCCGGGACATGAGCGTCGAGGATCTCACCGACTGGATGCTCGCGGAGTTGACCGAGGGGATCGACGACACCGGCGTTCGGGCAGCCTGGATCAAGGTGAGCACTGACGACGACGATCCCGAGGGGCTCTCGCCGGACGAGGAAAAGATCCTCCGGGCCGCGGCGCGGGCCGGCGCCGAGACGGGTGCGGTAATCGGCAGCCACACGCTGCACGGCGATGTCGTCGACCAGCAACTCGATATCATCAAAGCCGAAGGGTACGACCCGTCGCGGTTCATCTGGATCCACGCCCAGGCCGAGGCGGACCGCGACTCCCACGAGCGCGCGGCAGAGCGCGGTGCGTTCGTCGAGTACGACTGGATCGGCGGTGACGACCAGGACGACCAGACCTACATCGACCTCGTCGCACACATGACCGAGCGCGGGTACACCGATCGCGTTCTGTTGAGCCAGGACCGGGGCTACTACGACCCGAGTGAGCCGGACGGCGGCGACATCGACCCCTATACCTACATCGTCGAGTCATTCCTGCCGAAACTCCGCGCGTCCAGCGTCGACGACGCCGCTATCGAGACGATCGTCCACGAAAACCCCTTCGACGCCTACAGCCGGTGA